The following are encoded together in the Peromyscus leucopus breed LL Stock chromosome 1, UCI_PerLeu_2.1, whole genome shotgun sequence genome:
- the Ctsd gene encoding cathepsin D, which translates to MQTLSVLLLALGLLASSASAIIRIPLHKFSSIRRTMTEVGGSVEDLILKDPITKYSMQSSAKTKEPVSEILKNYLDAQYYGEIGIGTPPQCFTVVFDTGSSNLWVPSIHCKLLDLACWLHHKYNSGKSSTFVKNGTSFDIHYGSGSLSGYLSQDTVSVPCKSPQSGGIKVEKQIFGEATKQPGITFIAAKFDGILGMAYPRISVNNVVPVFDNLMQQKLVDKNVFSFYLNRDPNKQPGGELMLGGIDSKYYEGELSYLNVTRMAYWQVHMDQLDVANGLTLCKGGCEAIVDTGTSLLVGPVEEVKELQKAIGAVPLIQGEYMIPCEKVSSLPSVTLKLGGKNYELSPEKYILKVSQGGKTICLSGFMGMDIPPPSGPLWILGDVFIGTYYTVFDRDNNRVGFAKAATL; encoded by the exons ATGCAGACCCTCAGCGTCTTGCTGCTCGCCCTCGGCCTTCTGGCCTCATCCGCCTCTGCGATCATCAG AATCCCTCTGCACAAGTTCTCATCTATCCGTCGGACCATGACGGAGGTGGGCGGCTCTGTGGAAGACCTGATCCTTAAGGATCCCATAACCAAGTACTCCATGCAGTCATCTGCTAAGACCAAGGAGCCAGTGTCAGAGATACTCAAAAActacctggat GCCCAGTACTATGGTGAGATCGGCATCGGGACCCCCCCACAGTGTTTCACAGTCGTTTTTGACACCGGCTCCTCTAACCTGTGGGTCCCCTCCATTCACTGCAAGCTGCTGGACTTAGCCTGCT GGCTTCACCATAAGTACAACAGCGGCAAGTCCAGCACCTTTGTGAAGAACGGCACATCCTTTGACATCCACTACGGCTCAGGTAGCCTCTCTGGGTACCTGAGTCAGGACACTGTGTCG gtgcCATGTAAGTCCCCGCAATCGGGAGGTATCAAGGTGGAGAAACAGATCTTTGGAGAAGCCACCAAGCAGCCTGGAATCACATTCATCGCAGCCAAGTTTGATGGCATCTTGGGCATGGCATACCCTCGTATCTCTGTCAACAATGTGGTTCCAGTCTTTGACAACCTGATGCAACAGAAGCTGGTGGACAAGAACGTCTTCTCCTTCTACCTAAACAG GGACCCCAACAAGCAACCTGGAGGGGAGCTGATGCTTGGCGGCATTGACTCCAAGTACTACGAGGGAGAGCTGTCCTACCTGAATGTCACCCGCATGGCCTACTGGCAGGTGCACATGGACCA GTTGGATGTGGCCAATGGCCTGACCCTGTGCAAGGGAGGCTGCGAGGCTATCGTGGACACAGGGACGTCTCTTCTGGTGGGGCCTGTGGAAGAAGTGAAGGAGCTGCAGAAAGCCATTGGAGCGGTACCTCTTATCCAGGGCGAG TACATGATCCCTTGTGAGAAGGTGTCCAGCCTGCCCTCTGTCACCCTGAAGCTAGGAGGCAAGAACTACGAACTATCCCCAGAAAAGTATATACTCAAG GTGTCGCAGGGTGGAAAGACGATCTGCCTGAGTGGCTTCATGGGGATGGACATACCCCCTCCCAGTGGGCCGCTCTGGATCCTGGGCGATGTCTTCATTGGCACCTACTACACTGTGTTTGACAGGGACAACAATCGGGTCGGCTTCGCCAAGGCTGCCACACTCTAG